A part of Saimiri boliviensis isolate mSaiBol1 chromosome 13, mSaiBol1.pri, whole genome shotgun sequence genomic DNA contains:
- the DSEL gene encoding dermatan-sulfate epimerase-like protein — protein MPKEGAPPWIMAVMFTGHLLFLALLMFAFSTSEESVSNYSEWAVFTDDIDQFKTQRVQDFRPNQKLKKSMLHPSLYFDAGEIQAMRQKSRTSHLHLFRAIRSAVTVMLSNPTYYLPPPKHADFAAKWNEIYGNNLPPLALYCLLCPEDKVAFEFVLEYMDRMVGYKDWLVENAPGDEVPIGHSLTGFATAFDFLYNLLDNHRRQKYLEKIWVITEEMYEYSKVRSWGKQLLHNHQATNMIALLTGALVTGVDKGSKANIWKQVVVDVMEKTMFLLNHIVDGSLDEGVAYGSYTAKSITQYVFLAQRHFNINNLDNNWLKMHFWFYYATLLPGFQRTVGIADSNYNWFYGPESQLVFLDKFILKNGAGNWLAQQIRKHRPKDGPMVPSTAQRWSTLHTEYIWYDPQLIPQPPAEYGTAKIHTFPNWGVVTYGAGLPNTQTNTFVSFKSGKLGGRAVYDIVHFQPYSWIDGWRSFNPGHEHPDQNSFTFAPNGQVFVSEALYGPKLSHLNNVLVFAPSPSSQCNKPWEGQLGECAQWLKWTGEEVGDAAGEIITASQHGEMIFVSGEAVSAYSSAMRLKSVYRALLLLNSQTLLVVDHIERQEDSPINSVSAFFHNLDIDFKYIPYRFMNRYNGAMMDVWDAHYKMFWFDHHGNSPMASIQEAEQAAEFKKRWTQFVNVTFQMESTITRIAYVFYGPYINVSSCRFIDNSNSGLQISLNVNNTEHVVSIVTDYHNLKTRFSYLGFGGFASVADQGQITRFGLGTQAIVKPVRHDRVILPFGFKFNIAIGLILCISLVILTFQWRFYLSFRKLMRWILILVIALWFIELLDVWSTCTQPICAKWSRTEAEESKKSLSSEGHHIDLPDVVITSLPGSGAEILKQLFFNSSDFLYIRVPTAYIDIPETEFEIDSFVDACEWKVSDVRSGHFRLLRGWLQSLVQDTKLHLQNIHLHEPSRGKLAQYFTTNKDKKRKLKRRESLPEQRSQMKGAFDRDAEYIRALRRHLVYYPSARPVLSLSSGSWTLKLHFFQEVLGASMRALYIVRDPRAWIYSMLYNSKPSLYSLKNVPEHLAKLFKIEGGKGKCNLNSAYAFEYEPLRKELSKSKSNAVSLLSHLWLANTAAALRINTDLLPTSYQLVKFEDIVHFPQKTTERIFAFLGIPLSPASLNQILFATSTNLFYLPYEGEISPTNTHVWKQNLPREEIKLIENICWTLMDRLGYPKFVD, from the coding sequence ATGCCTAAGGAAGGAGCACCCCCATGGATCATGGCGGTAATGTTTACAGGACATTTACTATTCTTAGCGTTATTGATGTTTGCTTTCTCTACTTCTGAGGAATCTGTGAGCAATTACTCTGAATGGGCAGTTTTCACAGATGATATAGAtcagtttaaaacacagagagtGCAAGATTTCAGACCCaaccaaaagctgaagaaaagtATGCTTCATCCAAGTTTGTATTTTGATGCTGGAGAAATCCAAGCAATGAGACAAAAGTCTCGCACAAGCCATTTGCATCTTTTTAGAGCTATCAGAAGTGCAGTGACAGTTATGCTGTCCAACCCAACATACTACCTACCTCCACCAAAGCATGCTGATTTTGCTGCCAAGTGGAACGAAATTTATGGTAACAATCTGCCTCCTTTAGCATTGTACTGTTTGTTATGCCCAGAAGACAAAGTTGCCTTTGAATTTGTCTTGGAATATATGGACAGGATGGTTGGCTACAAAGACTGGCTAGTAGAGAATGCACCAGGAGATGAGGTTCCAATTGGCCATTCCTTAACAGGTTTTGCCACTGCCTTTGACTTTTTATATAACTTACTAGATAATCATCGAAGACAAAAATACCTGGAAAAAATATGGGTTATTACTGAGGAAATGTATGAGTATTCCAAGGTCCGCTCATGGGGCAAACAGCTTCTCCATAACCACCAAGCCACTAATATGATAGCATTACTCACAGGGGCCTTGGTGACTGGAGTAGATAAAGGATCTAAAGCAAATATATGGAAACAGGTTGTAGTGGATGTAATGGAAAAGACAATGTTTCTACTGAATCATATTGTTGATGGTTCTTTGGATGAAGGTGTGGCCTATGGAAGCTACACAGCTAAATCCATCACACAGTATGTTTTTCTGGCCCAGCGCCATTTTAATATCAACAACTTGGATAATAACTGGTTAAAGATGCACTTTTGGTTCTATTATGCCACCCTTTTACCTGGCTTCCAAAGAACTGTGGGTATAGCAGATTCCAATTATAATTGGTTTTATGGTCCAGAGAGTCAGCTAGTTTTCTTGGATAAGTTCATCTTAAAGAATGGAGCTGGAAATTGGTTAGCTCAGCAAATTAGAAAGCACCGACCTAAAGATGGACCAATGGTTCCTTCGACTGCCCAGAGGTGGAGTACTCTTCACACTGAATACATCTGGTATGATCCCCAGCTCATACCACAGCCACCTGCTGAATATGGTACTGCAAAAATACACACATTCCCTAATTGGGGTGTGGTTACTTATGGGGCTGGGTTGCCAAACACACAAACTAATACCTTTGTGTCTTTTAAATCTGGGAAGCTGGGGGGACGGGCTGTGTATGACATAGTTCATTTTCAGCCATATTCATGGATTGATGGGTGGAGAAGCTTTAACCCAGGACATGAGCATCCAGATCAGAACTCATTTACTTTTGCCCCCAATGGACAAGTATTTGTTTCTGAAGCTCTCTATGGACCCAAATTGAGCCACCTTAACAATGTATTGGTGTTCGCTCCGTCACCCTCAAGCCAGTGTAATAAGCCCTGGGAAGGTCAACTGGGAGAATGTGCACAGTGGCTTAAGTGGACTGGTGAGGAGGTTGGTGATGCAGCTGGGGAAATCATCACCGCCTCTCAACATGGGGAAATGATATTTGTGAGTGGGGAAGCAGTGTCTGCTTATTCTTCAGCAATGAGACTGAAAAGTGTATATCGTGCTTTGCTTCTCTTAAATTCTCAAACTCTGCTAGTTGTTGATCATATTGAGAGGCAAGAAGATTCCCCAATAAATTCTGTCAGTGCCTTCTTTCATAATTTGgatattgattttaaatatatccCATATAGGTTTATGAATAGGTATAATGGTGCCATGATGGATGTGTGGGATGCACACTACAAAATGTTTTGGTTTGATCATCATGGCAATAGTCCCATGGCTAGTATACAGGAAGCAGAGCAAGCTGCTGAATTTAAGAAACGGTGGACTCAATTTGTTAATGTTACTTTTCAGATGGAATCTACAATCACAAGAATTGCATATGTCTTTTATGGGCCATATATCAATGTTTCCAGCTGCAGATTTATTGATAATTCCAATTCTGGACTTCAGATTTCTCTCAATGTCAATAATACCGAACATGTTGTTTCTATCGTAACTGATTACCATAACCTGAAGACAAGATTCAGTTATCTGGGATTTGGTGGCTTTGCCAGTGTTGCTGATCAAGGCCAAATAACCCGATTTGGTTTGGGCACTCAAGCAATAGTAAAGCCTGTAAGACATGATAGGGTTATTTTACCTTTtggatttaaatttaatatagcAATTGGATTAATTTTGTGCATTAGCTTGGTGATTTTAACTTTCCAATGGCGTTTTTacctttcttttagaaaattaatgcGATGGATACTAATACTTGTTATTGCCTTGTGGTTTATTGAGCTTCTGGATGTGTGGAGCACTTGCACTCAGCCCATTTGTGCAAAATGGTCAAGGACGGAGGCCGAGGAAAGCAAGAAGTCTTTGTCTTCTGAAGGGCACCATATCGATCTTCCTGATGTTGTCATTACCTCACTTCCTGGTTCAGGAGCTGAAATTCTCAAACAACTTTTTTTCAACAGTAGTGATTTTCTCTACATCAGGGTTCCTACGGCCTACATTGATATTCCTGAAACTGAGTTTGAAATTGACTCATTTGTAGACGCCTGTGAATGGAAGGTGTCAGATGTCCGTAGTGGGCATTTTCGTTTACTCCGAGGTTGGTTACAGTCTTTAGtccaggatacaaaattacatttGCAAAACATCCATTTGCATGAACCTAGTAGGGGTAAACTGGCCCAATATTTTACAACGAATaaggacaaaaaaagaaaattaaaaaggagagagTCGTTGCCAGAACAAAGAAGTCAAATGAAAGGCGCCTTTGATAGAGATGCTGAATATATTAGGGCTTTGAGGAGACACCTGGTTTACTACCCAAGTGCACGTCCTGTGCTCAGTTTAAGCAGTGGGAGCTGGACGttaaagcttcatttttttcaggAAGTTTTAGGAGCTTCGATGAGGGCATTATACATAGTAAGAGACCCTCGGGCATGGATTTATTCAATGCTGTACAATAGTAAACCAAGTCtttattctttgaagaatgtaccAGAGCATTTagcaaaattgtttaaaatagagGGAGGTAAAGGCAAATGTAACTTAAATTCTGCCTATGCTTTCGAGTATGAACCATTGAGGAAAGAATTATCAAAATCCAAATCAAATGCAGTATCCCTGTTGTCTCACTTGTGGCTAGCAAATACAGCAGCAGCCTTGAGAATAAATACAGATTTGCTGCCTACTAGCTACCAGCTGGTCAAGTTTGAAGATATTGTGCATTTTCCTCAGAAAACTACTGAAAGGATTTTTGCCTTTCTTGGAATTCCTTTGTCTCCTGCTAGTTTAAACCAAATATTGTTTGCCACCTCCACAAACCTTTTTTACCTTCCCTATGAAGGGGAAATATCACCAACTAATACTCATGTTTGGAAACAGAACTTGCCTAGAGAGGAAATTAAACTAATTGAAAACATCTGCTGGACACTGATGGATCGCCTAGGATATCCAAAGTTTGTGGACTAA